In Silene latifolia isolate original U9 population chromosome 3, ASM4854445v1, whole genome shotgun sequence, a single window of DNA contains:
- the LOC141646525 gene encoding beta-1,2-xylosyltransferease XAX1-like translates to MIAEEDRFQLQETGFSCNSDLETDVCITTKDVRIDTQSLHVYISSSRKVTSQVKGIKSVKPYPKKTDNTAMGRVRPLQIVQVRNSRLIPKCDHTHMVPVPVVIFSSGGFSDNIFHVISEMIIPLFLTSWHFRSQVQFIITDYSPLWVEQYGRVLKRLSAYEVVNADNGGVHCFPGGVIGLKYHQFLGINSTKIPKGYNYDDFRRFLFDSYDLKVNTLLVNPSKPIVVLISREGSRMLLNENEIVNMMVELGFEVRIVIPSDMSDLETFSSLVNSCHVLVGVHGAGIVNEVFLPKGALVVEIIPIGLEWQSTNYYAKPASRMGLKYLKYHVGLGESSLNGSYSPDDPVIIDPSSIYAKGYLVAKAIYLDGQNLRLNVTNKFRDTMSYALDLLQH, encoded by the coding sequence ATGATTGCAGAGGAAGATAGATTTCAACTTCAAGAAACAGGATTTTCATGCAACTCGGATTTGGAGACAGACGTTTGTATTACAACCAAAGATGTACGAATCGACACCCAATCTCTACACGTTTATATATCGTCTAGTCGAAAAGTGACTTCACAAGTTAAAGGTATTAAAAGTGTGAAGCCATATCCCAAAAAAACAGATAATACTGCAATGGGTCGGGTCCGGCCTTTACAAATAGTTCAAGTTAGAAATTCAAGATTAATTCCGAAATGTGACCACACACACATGGTTCCGGTCCCGGTCGTAATTTTCTCGAGTGGGGGATTTTCTGATAATATATTTCATGTCATTAGTGAGATGATCATCCCATTGTTTTTAACATCTTGGCATTTTAGATCCCAAGTTCAATTTATCATCACTGATTATAGTCCTTTATGGGTTGAACAATACGGCCGTGTATTAAAACGGTTATCAGCGTATGAAGTCGTCAATGCAGACAATGGCGGTGTTCATTGTTTTCCGGGAGGTGTTATTGGGCTGAAATACCATCAATTTTTAGGAATAAATTCTACAAAGATTCCGAAAGGATATAATTATGATGACTTTAGACGATTTCTCTTCGATTCATATGATTTAAAGGTGAATACATTGTTAGTGAACCCATCAAAACCTATAGTTGTTCTTATTTCAAGGGAGGGGTCTAGGATGTTGttaaatgaaaatgaaattgtgAATATGATGGTTGAATTAGGGTTTGAGGTCCGAATTGTGATCCCTAGCGACATGAGTGATCTTGAGACTTTTTCGAGTTTAGTTAACTCGTGCCATGTCTTGGTAGGGGTCCATGGCGCGGGGATTGTAAATGAAGTGTTTTTGCCTAAGGGCGCGTTAGTTGTTGAAATTATTCCTATTGGGCTCGAGTGGCAATCAACGAATTATTATGCAAAACCGGCGTCTAGAATGGGACTCAAGTACTTGAAATACCATGTCGGATTAGGAGAAAGCTCTCTTAATGGATCTTATAGTCCGGATGATCCGGTTATTATCGATCCTTCATCCATATATGCAAAAGGGTATTTGGTTGCTAAGGCAATATACCTTGATGGGCAAAACTTGAGGCTCAATGTAACTAATAAGTTTAGAGATACCATGTCATATGCATTAGATCTTTTACAACATTAG